The Glycine soja cultivar W05 chromosome 8, ASM419377v2, whole genome shotgun sequence genome has a window encoding:
- the LOC114421250 gene encoding DExH-box ATP-dependent RNA helicase DExH3-like — protein sequence MTMAYSGIFQGFIRFKAMSRLRSTPLRPSLPSIPLHRTAIRLRHHSCSFALQVVKNTRQRTLKLPFWHQRSSTYGRFAYQDVSSDESDVEFASSPSHNQQLGDSTHENIDEWRWKLTMLMRNKDDQEVVSREKKDRRDFEQLSTVASRMGLYSRQYARVVVFSKAPLPNYRPDLDDKRPQREVVLPLGVHKEVDAHLLAHLSQKARNKWGSLSDSLHKSRDSRSIPANEGMHEQPEPMTHNSVVKEKILERKSLQLLHRQHDWQESPEGQKMLEFRRSLPAFKEKDAFLRVISQNQVIVVSGETGCGKTTQLPQYILESETEAARGAVCNIICTQPRRISAMSVSERVAAERGEKLGESVGYKVRLEGMKGRDTRLLFCTTGVLLRRLLVDRNLKGVTHVIVDEIHERGMNEDFLLIVLKELLPHRPDLRLILMSATLNAELFSSYFNGAPTMHIPGFTFPVRAHFLEDILERTGYRLTPSNQIDDYGQEKTWKMQKQAQAFRKRKSQIASAVEDALEVAEFKGYSLRTRDSLSCWCPDSIGFNLIEHVLCHIVKNERPGAVLVFMTGWDDINSLKDQLQVHPLLGDHSQVLILACHGSMASSEQRLIFENPEGGVRKIVLATNMAETSITINDVVFVVDIGKAKETSYDALNNTPCLLPSWISKAAARQRRGRAGRVQPGECYHLYPRCVYDAFADYQLPELLRTPLQSLCLQIKTLQLGSISEFLSRALQPPEPLSVQNAIDYLKIIGALDENENLTVLGHKLAMLPVEPKLGKMLILGAIFKCLDPIMTVVAGLSVRDPFVMPSDKKDLAESAKAQLAARGYSDHLALIRAYEGWRDAEAQQAGYEYCWRNFLSSQTLRAIDSLRKQFFYLLKDIGLVNNNSETYNTWSHEEHLLRAVICAGLFPGISSVVNKDKSIALKTMEDGQVLLYSSSVNGCVSRIPFPWLVFNEKVKVNSVFLRDSTGISDSVLLLFGGNVSRGGLDGHLKMLGGYLEFFMKPELAKTYLSLKMELEELIQKKLLDPMLETQSHSELLSAVRLLVSEDHCDGRFVFGRQVLPQSKKETNSKTGGGAEGKNYKNHLQAFLNRAGHDSPTYKTKELKNNQFRTTVVFNGLNFVGQPCSSKKLAEKSAAAEALLWIKGDGHSSDDIDHASVLLKKSNKKSRKNSFSGAKWS from the exons ATGACTATGGCATATTCCGGCATATTTCAGggcttcatcagattcaaagcCATGTCGCGCCTTCGTTCCACTCCTCTCAGACCTTCTCTTCCCTCCATTCCTCTTCACCGCACCGCCATTCGCCTCCGCCATCACTCATGCTCCTTCGCGCTTCAAGTCGTCAAGAACACGCGCCAGAGGACCCTCAAGTTGCCGTTTTGGCACCAACGCAGCTCCACCTACGGTCGTTTCGCCTACCAGGATGTCTCCAGTGACGAATCCGATGTTGAATTCGCCTCTTCTCCCTCTCACAACCAACAACTG GGTGATTCAACTCACGAGAACATTGACGAGTGGAGATGGAAGCTCACCATGCTTATGCGCAACAAAGACGACCAAGAAGTGGTGTCCAGGGAGAAGAAGGACCGTCGCGATTTCGAGCAACTTTCCACTGTAGCTTCCAGGATGGGTTTGTATAG CCGGCAGTATGCAAGAGTTGTTGTGTTTAGCAAGGCGCCTTTGCCAAATTACCGCCCTGATTTGGATGATAAGCGTCCGCAAAGAGAG GTAGTCTTACCACTTGGTGTTCATAAAGAAGTAGACGCTCATCTCCTTGCCCATCTTTCACAAAAGGCTAGAAACAAGTGGGGTTCTTTGAGTGATTCCTTGCATAAATCAAGGGATTCTAGAAGCATCCCAGCCAATGAAGGAATGCATGAACAACCAGAGCCCATGACCCATAATAGTGTGGTCAAGGAGAAAATCCTTGAACGAAAAAGTTTGCAACTGCTTCATCGGCAACATGATTGGCAG GAGTCTCCTGAAGGGCAAAAGATGCTTGAATTTCGTAGAAGTCTTCCTGCTTTCAAAGAGAAGGATGCATTTCTGAGAGTTATTTCACAGAATCag GTCATTGTTGTCTCAGGTGAAACTGGTTGTGGTAAGACCACACAACTTCCTCAATACATATTAGAATCTGAGACTGAAGCGGCACGTGGAGCTGTATGTAACATCATTTGTACTCAGCCTAGAAGAATATCTGCTATGTCTGTTTCTGAAAGAGTTGCAGCAGAACGTGGGGAGAAATTGGGAGAATCT GTTGGATACAAAGTTCGTCTGGAGGGTATGAAAGGGAGAGATACTCGTCTTCTTTTTTGCACCACGGGTGTATTATTGCGGAGACTGCTGGTGGATAGGAATTTAAAAGGTGTAACTCATGTTATTGTTGATGAAATTCATGAACGTGGAATGAACGAAG ATTTTCTTCTCATTGTCCTGAAGGAACTTCTCCCTCATCGCCCTGATTTGAGGTTGATTTTGATGAGTGCTACCTTAAATGCTGAGCTTTTTTCTTCATACTTTAATGGTGCTCCAACTATGCATATTCCT GGTTTTACATTTCCAGTTCGAGCACATTTTCTTGAGGATATTCTGGAAAGGACTGGATATCGGTTGACACCTTCTAATCAAATTGATGACTATGGTCAAGAGAAAACATGGAAAATGCAAAAGCAAGCTCAAGCtttcagaaaaagaaagagCCAGATTGCTTCTGCTGTTGAG GATGCTTTAGAAGTTGCAGAATTTAAGGGGTATAGCCTACGCACTCGAGATTCGTTGTCCTGCTGGTGCCCTGACTCAATTGGTTTTAACCTTATTGAACATGTGCTTTGCCACATTGTTAAGAATGAAAGGCCAGGTGCTGTTTTGGTTTTTATGACTGGTTGGGATGATATAAACTCTTTGAAGGATCAACTTCAAGTTCATCCTTTGTTGGGTGATCATAGCCAAGTATTGATTCTTGCATGCCATGGCTCCATGGCCAGCTCTGAGCAG AGGTTGATATTTGAAAATCCTGAAGGAGGGGTGAGGAAAATTGTTCTAGCAACTAACATGGCTGAGACTAGTATTACCATCAATGATGTTGTCTTTGTGGTTGACAttggaaaagcaaaagaaaCATCATATGACGCCTTAAATAACACTCCTTGTTTGCTTCCATCTTGGATCTCAAAAGCTGCTGCCCGGCAG aGAAGAGGAAGGGCTGGTCGTGTTCAGCCTGGTGAATGCTACCATCTTTATCCCAGATGTGTTTATGATGCTTTTGCTGATTATCAATTGCCAGAGCTTTTGAGAACACCTTTGCAGTCCTTATGTCTGCAAATCAAAACTCTACAACTTGGAAGCATCTCTGAGTTTTTATCTAGAGCTCTACAGCCACCAGAGCCTCTATCG GTTCAAAATGCTATTGATTATTTGAAGATTATTGGGGCCTTAGACGAGAATGAAAATTTAACAGTTTTAG GGCACAAATTGGCAATGCTTCCTGTGGAGCCCAAACTTGGCAAGATGCTCATTTTGGGAGCAATCTTCAAGTGTTTGGATCCCATAATGACAGTTGTTGCTGGTCTTAGTGTAAGAGATCCATTTGTGATGCCGTCTGACAAGAAGGAT CTTGCAGAGTCTGCCAAAGCCCAATTAGCTGCTCGTGGCTATAGTGATCATCTGGCACTCATCCGGGCTTACGAGGGTTGGAGAGATGCTGAAGCTCAGCAAGCTGGTTACGAGTACTGCTGgcggaattttctttcttctcaaacACTTAGGGCCATTGACTCTCTTCGAAAGCAATTCTTTTATTTGCTCAAAGATATTGGTCTGGTCAATAACAATTCTGAAACCTACAATACATGGAGTCATGAAGAGCATCTACTCCGAGCAGTCATTTGTGCGGGTTTGTTTCCTGGAATATCCTCTGTTGTG AACAAAGATAAGTCAATAGCGCTGAAAACAATGGAGGATGGTCAGGTTCTTTTGTATTCT AGCTCTGTAAATGGTTGTGTCTCCCGAATTCCATTCCCATGGTTAGTGTTTAATGAAAAGGTGAAAGTGAATTCAGTATTTCTTAGGGATTCAACTGGAATATCAGATTCAGTGCTTCTCTTATTTGGTGGGAATGTATCCAGAGGTGGACTA GATGGTCACCTGAAAATGTTGGGAGGGTATTTGGAGTTTTTCATGAAACCAGAATTAGCCAAGACTTACTTGAGCTTAAAGATGGAACTGGAAGAACTGATACAGAAAAAA CTTTTGGATCCCATGTTGGAAACACAATCGCATAGTGAGCTGCTTTCTGCTGTTAGATTGTTGGTATCAGAGGATCATTGTGATGGGAGATTTGTCTTTGGTCGCCAGGTCCTACCACAAtcaaagaaggaaacaaactcCAAAACTGGTGGTGGAGCTGAgggtaaaaattataaaaatcatcttCAAGCATTCCTTAACAGGGCTGGACATGATTCACCAACTTACAAAACAAAGGAGCTGAAAAACAACCAATTCCGTACTACTGTCGTATTTAATGGGTTGAATTTTGTTGGTCAGCCATGCAGCAGCAAAAAATTAGCAGAAAAATCTGCTGCTGCTGAGGCTCTATTATGGATAAAAGGGGATGGCCATTCATCTGATGATATTGACCATGCATCAGTGCTTTTGAAAAAGAGCAACAAGAAAAGTAGGAAAAATTCGTTTAGTGGTGCTAAATGGAGTTGA
- the LOC114423094 gene encoding alpha-1,3-arabinosyltransferase XAT2-like isoform X1: protein MIYDTVLAKSFSRYDQKRLGYGAFVSCLFIILSLCTVFKPYLGPVHVLSLKLFIDVDTKMLITSSSLQIAKVKGKETKKEELLCTSEERTEFCQARGDIRVHGKSSTVSIVSSKTTMLEKTMSRSLKPYARRGDVDAMNRVREWSVKAVNASQKAPQCTQSHNITAVLFSTGGYSGNHFHEFTDIVIPLFLTARQFNGEVQFIITDKRPWWISKHKPLLKKLSNYETMDIDGDDQVHCFPSVTVGLKRYQKELSIDPQKYSYSMKDFRDLLRSSYALKRVEAMKIRDGLRGKPRLMILSRKRSRSFTNTDEIAKMAASLGFDVIVKEAGWSMWGFANVVNSCDVLLGVHGAGLTNILFLPENAVFIQVVPYGGFTLDWLATNDFGKPSKDMNLKYLEYKIGLKESTLIQQYPLDHIFIKDPPLVEKIGWEEFKSVYLDKQNVKLDVDRFRPTLQKALELLHQ from the exons atgatttacgaCACGGTACTAGCCAAAAGCTTTAGTCGTTATGATCAGAAAAGGTTGGGATATGGAGCATTTGTGAGCTGCTTGTTCATAATTTTGAGTCTTTGCACTGTGTTTAAGCCTTACTTGGGTCCTGTGCATGTTT TGAGCCTGAAACTCTTCATCGATGTTGACACTAAAATGCTGATCACCAGCAGCTCTTTACAAATAGCCAAAG tgaaaggaaaagaaacaaagaaagaggAGCTACTATGTACTTCAGAAGAAAGAACAGAATTTTGCCAAGCAAGGGGAGACATCAGAGTCCATGGAAAATCCTCCACCGTATCCATTGTTTCATCTAAGACAACTATGTTGGAAAAAACCATGTCACGGAGTTTAAAGCCTTATGCACGGAGGGGCGATGTAGATGCAATGAATCGTGTAAGAGAATGGTCAGTGAAGGCAGTAAATGCTAGCCAGAAAGCTCCCCAATGCACCCAAAGTCACAACATTACGGCTGTATTATTTTCTACTGGAGGGTATTCTGGTAACCACTTCCATGAATTCACTGACATTGTTATTCCACTGTTTTTGACTGCTAGACAATTCAATGGAGAAGTACAATTTATCATAACTGATAAACGTCCTTGGTGGATTTCAAAGCACAAACCACTTCTTAAGAAGCTATCCAACTATGAGACTATGGACATTGATGGAGATGATCAAGTTCATTGCTTCCCAAGTGTGACTGTGGGTCTCAAACGGTATCAGAAAGAGCTAAGCATTGACCCTCAAAAGTATTCCTATTCTATGAAAGACTTCAGGGATCTTTTGAGAAGTTCCTATGCATTGAAGAGAGTTGAAGCAATGAAAATCAGAGATGGTCTACGTGGGAAGCCCAGGCTCATGAttctttcaagaaaaagatCAAGATCCTTCACTAATACAGATGAAATAGCAAAAATGGCTGCGAGTTTGGGCTTTGATGTCATTGTTAAGGAAGCAGGGTGGAGCATGTGGGGCTTTGCAAATGTTGTGAATTCTTGTGATGTGTTATTGGGAGTTCATGGTGCTGGTCTCACTAACATACTTTTCCTTCCGGAAAATGCAGTTTTCATCCAAGTTGTGCCTTACGGAGGGTTTACATTGGATTGGCTTGCTACAAATGACTTTGGAAAGCCCTCTAAGGATATGAACTTAAAGTACTTGGAATACAAAATAGGCTTGAAAGAAAGCACTCTTATACAACAATACCCGCTAGATCACATTTTTATAAAGGATCCCCCATTGGTTGAGAAAATTGGATGGGAAGAATTTAAGTCTGTGTATTTGGACAAACAAAATGTAAAGCTTGATGTTGATAGGTTTAGGCCTACATTGCAGAAAGCCTTAGAGCTATTGCATCAATAA
- the LOC114423094 gene encoding alpha-1,3-arabinosyltransferase XAT2-like isoform X2 → MIRKVSLKLFIDVDTKMLITSSSLQIAKVKGKETKKEELLCTSEERTEFCQARGDIRVHGKSSTVSIVSSKTTMLEKTMSRSLKPYARRGDVDAMNRVREWSVKAVNASQKAPQCTQSHNITAVLFSTGGYSGNHFHEFTDIVIPLFLTARQFNGEVQFIITDKRPWWISKHKPLLKKLSNYETMDIDGDDQVHCFPSVTVGLKRYQKELSIDPQKYSYSMKDFRDLLRSSYALKRVEAMKIRDGLRGKPRLMILSRKRSRSFTNTDEIAKMAASLGFDVIVKEAGWSMWGFANVVNSCDVLLGVHGAGLTNILFLPENAVFIQVVPYGGFTLDWLATNDFGKPSKDMNLKYLEYKIGLKESTLIQQYPLDHIFIKDPPLVEKIGWEEFKSVYLDKQNVKLDVDRFRPTLQKALELLHQ, encoded by the exons ATGATCAGAAAAG TGAGCCTGAAACTCTTCATCGATGTTGACACTAAAATGCTGATCACCAGCAGCTCTTTACAAATAGCCAAAG tgaaaggaaaagaaacaaagaaagaggAGCTACTATGTACTTCAGAAGAAAGAACAGAATTTTGCCAAGCAAGGGGAGACATCAGAGTCCATGGAAAATCCTCCACCGTATCCATTGTTTCATCTAAGACAACTATGTTGGAAAAAACCATGTCACGGAGTTTAAAGCCTTATGCACGGAGGGGCGATGTAGATGCAATGAATCGTGTAAGAGAATGGTCAGTGAAGGCAGTAAATGCTAGCCAGAAAGCTCCCCAATGCACCCAAAGTCACAACATTACGGCTGTATTATTTTCTACTGGAGGGTATTCTGGTAACCACTTCCATGAATTCACTGACATTGTTATTCCACTGTTTTTGACTGCTAGACAATTCAATGGAGAAGTACAATTTATCATAACTGATAAACGTCCTTGGTGGATTTCAAAGCACAAACCACTTCTTAAGAAGCTATCCAACTATGAGACTATGGACATTGATGGAGATGATCAAGTTCATTGCTTCCCAAGTGTGACTGTGGGTCTCAAACGGTATCAGAAAGAGCTAAGCATTGACCCTCAAAAGTATTCCTATTCTATGAAAGACTTCAGGGATCTTTTGAGAAGTTCCTATGCATTGAAGAGAGTTGAAGCAATGAAAATCAGAGATGGTCTACGTGGGAAGCCCAGGCTCATGAttctttcaagaaaaagatCAAGATCCTTCACTAATACAGATGAAATAGCAAAAATGGCTGCGAGTTTGGGCTTTGATGTCATTGTTAAGGAAGCAGGGTGGAGCATGTGGGGCTTTGCAAATGTTGTGAATTCTTGTGATGTGTTATTGGGAGTTCATGGTGCTGGTCTCACTAACATACTTTTCCTTCCGGAAAATGCAGTTTTCATCCAAGTTGTGCCTTACGGAGGGTTTACATTGGATTGGCTTGCTACAAATGACTTTGGAAAGCCCTCTAAGGATATGAACTTAAAGTACTTGGAATACAAAATAGGCTTGAAAGAAAGCACTCTTATACAACAATACCCGCTAGATCACATTTTTATAAAGGATCCCCCATTGGTTGAGAAAATTGGATGGGAAGAATTTAAGTCTGTGTATTTGGACAAACAAAATGTAAAGCTTGATGTTGATAGGTTTAGGCCTACATTGCAGAAAGCCTTAGAGCTATTGCATCAATAA
- the LOC114423068 gene encoding protein DETOXIFICATION 16-like, with product MDREDQKASLLSQLIHITVEDRLKVDNIQRNKDKQQAIERAELYEEVRKQLWLAGPLISVSMLNYSQQIISVMFVGHLGQLPLSGASMATSFASVTGFSLLVGMASALDTLCGQSYGAKQHHMLGIHMQRAMLVLMIVSINLAFIWANTRSILVALGQDPEISAEAGQYAQLMIPSLFAYGILQCLNRFLQTQNIVFPMVFSSGVTTLLHILICWTMVFKSGLGNKGAAIANAISYWINVLILILYVKFSPSCSKTWTGFSKEALHGIPSFLKLAIPSALMVCLEMWSFEMMVLLSGLLPNPKLETSVLSICLNTSTSVWMIPFGLSGAVSTRVSNELGAGHPRTARLAVYFVFIMAIIEGTFVGAVMIIIRNIWGYAYSNEAEVVQYVAIMLPILATSIFLDALQCVLSGTARGCGWQKKGAFINLGSYYLVGIPSAILFAFVLHIGGKGLWLGIICALVVQVSCLLIITIRTDWEQEAKKVKDRVYDYMRAEVIVS from the exons ATGGATAGAGAAGATCAAAAGGCATCTCTACTGTCTCAATTGATACATATCACAGTGGAAGATAGACTCAAAGTTGATAACATACAGCGCAACAAGGATAAGCAGCAGGCAATAGAGAGAGCTGAACTGTATGAAGAAGTGAGGAAGCAGTTATGGCTAGCAGGGCCTTTAATATCTGTTTCTATGTTAAATTATTCCCAACAAATTATATCTGTTATGTTTGTGGGGCATCTCGGCCAATTGCCTCTCTCTGGTGCTTCAATGGCTACTTCTTTTGCCTCTGTCACTGGTTTTAGCTTATTG GTGGGAATGGCTAGTGCTTTGGATACTTTGTGTGGGCAATCATATGGAGCAAAGCAGCACCATATGTTAGGCATACACATGCAGAGGGCTATGCTTGTTCTTATGATTGTCAGCATAAACCTTGCATTTATTTGGGCAAATACAAGATCCATTCTGGTTGCCCTTGGCCAAGACCCTGAAATATCTGCAGAAGCTGGACAATATGCTCAGCTAATGATTCCAAGCCTCTTTGCCTATGGCATTCTTCAGTGCCTTAACAGATTTTTGCAAACCCAAAATATTGTATTTCCAATGGTGTTCAGCTCTGGAGTCACTACTTTACTGCATATTCTTATATGTTGGACTATGGTATTCAAATCTGGACTTGGAAACAAAGGAGCTGCCATAGCAAATGCTATATCTTACTGGATAAATGTTTTAATACTCATACTCTATGTCAAGTTTTCTCCCTCGTGCTCAAAAACTTGGACTGGATTTTCTAAAGAGGCATTGCATGGCATCCCTTCTTTTCTTAAACTTGCAATTCCTTCTGCTCTTATGGTTTG CTTGGAAATGTGGTCGTTTGAAATGATGGTACTCCTCTCTGGCCTTCTTCCAAATCCAAAATTAGAAACATCAGTGCTTTCTATCTG TCTGAATACTTCGACAAGTGTTTGGATGATCCCCTTTGGACTCAGTGGAGCTGTAAG CACTCGTGTCTCAAACGAACTAGGAGCTGGTCATCCACGGACTGCGCGTTTAGCAGTGTATTTTGTCTTTATAATGGCCATTATTGAGGGAACTTTTGTTGGAGCAGTGATGATAATAATACGCAACATTTGGGGCTATGCATATAGTAATGAAGCGGAAGTAGTCCAATATGTAGCTATCATGTTGCCAATTCTTGCAACATCCATTTTCCTTGATGCACTCCAGTGTGTTCTTTCAG GAACAGCTAGAGGATGTGGTTGGCAAAAAAAGGGTGCTTTCATTAATCTAGGATCATACTATTTAGTTGGGATTCCATCAGCTATCTTGTTTGCTTTCGTCCTGCACATTGGTGGGAAG GGGCTTTGGCTGGGGATCATATGTGCTCTAGTTGTTCAAGTGTCATGTCTTCTGATCATTACAATACGTACTGATTGGGAACAAGAG GCAAAGAAGGTGAAAGACAGAGTCTACGATTATATGAGAGCTGAGGTCATAGTCTCGTga
- the LOC114424467 gene encoding 1-aminocyclopropane-1-carboxylate oxidase-like: protein MENFPVIKLENLNGEERKTILEQIEDACENWGFFELVNHGIPHELLDIVERLTKEHYRKCMEQRFKEAVASKGLEGIQAEVKDMDWESTFFLRHLPDSNISQIPDLSEEYRKVMKEFAQKLEKLAEKLLDLLCENLGLEKGYLKKVFYGSKGPNFGTKVANYPPCPNPELVKGLRAHTDAGGIILLLQDDKVSGLQLLKDGHWVDVPPMRHSIVVNLGDQLEVITNGRYKSVELRVIARTDGTRMSIASFYNPASDAVIYPAPALLDSKAEETDKVYPKFVFEDYMRLYATLKFQPKEPRFQAMKEVNSF from the exons ATGGAGAACTTCCCCGTGATAAAGTTGGAGAATCTAAATGGTGAGGAGAGGAAGACTATCTTAGAGCAAATTGAAGATGCTTGTGAGAACTGGGGATTTTTTGAG TTGGTAAATCATGGAATACCCCATGAACTTTTGGACATTGTGGAAAGGTTAACAAAAGAGCATTATAGGAAATGCATGGAGCAGAGATTCAAGGAGGCAGTGGCAAGCAAAGGGTTAGAGGGTATCCAAGCTGAAGTTAAGGACATGGACTGGGAGAGTACCTTCTTCTTGCGCCATCTCCCAGATTCCAACATCTCCCAAATTCCTGATCTCAGCGAAGAGTACAG GAAAGTGATGAAGGAATTTGCCCAGAAATTAGAGAAACTTGCAGAGAAGTTGCTAGACCTTTTGTGTGAAAATCTTGGATTAGAGAAGGGGTACCTGAAGAAGGTCTTCTATGGATCAAAGGGTCCAAATTTTGGCACAAAGGTAGCAAACTACCCTCCATGTCCAAATCCAGAGCTGGTGAAGGGGCTTCGCGCCCATACAGATGCAGGTGGGATTATCCTTCTCTTGCAAGATGACAAGGTCAGTGGCCTGCAGCTTCTCAAAGATGGCCACTGGGTGGATGTGCCTCCAATGCGCCATTCCATTGTTGTTAACCTTGGTGACCAGCTTGAG GTAATCACAAATGGAAGATACAAGAGTGTGGAGCTCCGTGTGATTGCTCGAACTGATGGGACTAGAATGTCCATAGCCTCATTCTACAACCCTGCCAGTGATGCTGTTATCTACCCTGCACCAGCATTGTTGGATAGCAAAGCAGAGGAAACAGACAAAGTATACCCCAAATTTGTGTTTGAGGATTACATGAGGCTCTATGCTACGCTAAAGTTCCAGCCAAAGGAGCCAAGATTTCAAGCTATGAAAGAAGTGAACTCATTTTAG